The Sphingomonas sp. LY54 genome includes a region encoding these proteins:
- a CDS encoding beta strand repeat-containing protein translates to MTVTRTTSFSNDQNEVGVYDPGDVIAIRILLANSGDVPLTGVTLEDTSSGITMVPGTLNISPLANNDSFTAVGNTVLRVGTANNIGSGPSSFVAGNLLSNDASFAGDAISAFQIIPVSGGASAGGGIFNIFSDGTFNYVNQAGDIGTDSFTYTITDAGLDGNYLTVADNLTSTATVTITLSGEVWYVDAAAAAGGTGTSANPFNSIGALNTANKDGIGDTIYVKGNAAGEIILEADQRLIGTGADLAVNGHAIENAASNATITSSATNGFAVTVGAGNTIAGLNIVGNGTNTGGISDNQVGSFGTLNLNPAALNGVTPAYQSTITTTGAALNLSDGAVVGNDFSSVTSSGGVNNVSLTNITGTLALGSGSMTNASGDSFAVSGGAVSTTYTGGITHAAATGGLVSAAGGHSGTLTFGTGTLSATNGTGLQFNNADGTYNFNGTTTLAGGDAGIDVVNGSGGTFNFASGTAITSPTGHAVNIADGTATFTYGGTITNANPGATVNVLNHATGSVTFNGAVTATSGTGLQFSNADGTYDFNGRVSLNGGDAGVDIIAGSGGTFTFDHADPGTPNQIIHANAGDAFVVDGVPGTPSNANVTWNGNITDNNGNAVNIDEHDAGTITFQAGTITSTSGGGGIDITNSNGGTVNFNGAINLSTGGNNAVNLTSNNGSTTNFAAVGNGLDIVTTSGRGFNADNAGTITVTDAGSGNTINVTAGTDAANTIAFNAINGTTIGSAGVTFDSIAANGGDNGIVLNGTGSGGFTVLGDGVAGARGSNGTGGTIQNMTGDGISLTNVQNVRLANVTIQNNSGDGIGGSGVHGFVLNEMTIFDNGTSELQDHSGINIAELTGTASGGSRPTSISNSLITNNYEFEIQITNSSGTLANFQLLNNDVTSNGATGLHGNLFNFLGFGTAVMGTTVSGNLFDGNLTAGALTGTAVHVDTAGGTMQADVGNNVFNDNNSGVNMSTALAANLTFNVHDNDINVIRSTAINVFSNGNFTGTINGTLDDNDIGVTGQALSGSQLGRGIQVSMEGGGVANLLITNNDVQQTKFEGISVVENLTPGTVNATITNNLLHDIPTDRGLIVQTTAPGTLNTSITGNVFTNIGGLVGDPNATAMRVNEGGGGTLNVTQLAPATVAPNSIDEANGLAQIKVAVGGVPQWGQPAPTLPSNPSLPMFAAEAPVAATPDETGGGLPPIVSEPDGFGGGGTPSGQPASPPPPVVVEPTAPAGPVVVDDGVLSQSELNLIVDAAIQRWTLAGATDAQIAALRAVSVTVQNLGGLQLGESGLGAITIDDNAAGWTWFVDATPGDDSEYAGSGTQLHATDRLGAAGTRIDLLTVVTHELGHQIGLGDTYAAGDRDALMYGTVGAGERRLAGFADVASANGHAVTGAFAFAPINLGTLQPGQQVTVDYRATVNNPGEDRLAGYWNGMAIGDSDETLATNSNPEAAAIDSLTLGNLVFNDVDGSGVFDAGDTGIVGVTLTLYADTNNNGVYDAGTDLYIGFNNLGGGAGYDPGIDTPAAPGTGTALTTVTGANGLYSFAGLAPGDYIVVIGAANFGAGQPLEDMTAVLGAADPNNNVDNDNNGENVAGYAATRSIRLDYGLETSAGPTGPANDTNDTLDIGFTAGNAPAGNDETQTILEDGRHDFAASEFHFSDIDGDTFASVVVTTLPGNGLLFLDTDGVGGTAPVAVTAGQEILVQYLDGRFYYIPDANESGVGHDTFTFQVRDNRGTNDLDQSPNTFTFDVTAVNDAPVLATTGGTTYTEGGAPLPLVTTIDVTDVDNANFAGGSISLAFTSGQQTGDQIILTFSSTPGTGVALNGSTGEISYNGTVFAQVTAYTASTVSASLDADATPEAIEALISIASFTSNSNYPTSTAREITISLTDSTGAGAQTGSFTRTIAVTPQNDSPVLSTAATASATEQTAVAILAGVTVADPDLDARNGGNGDYAGSTFAMSRNGGPHLDDSFSMIAGPNFTIDGNDLKTTGGQIFGEITANGGGEIEISFTSLAAIATSALVDEVIQSLRYTNDSDTPPASVQLAYSFTDGSPGGDQGGGAASDTDTELVTVNITAVNDAPFIDLDFFTIPDVDTTASYTENDPPVIIAPNAIVFDRDQPTNYAGYTVTAAFTANGTPADQLTINHVGNGPGEVGVAGNDVYYEGTLVGSFTGGTNGTALVITFNSSACACAVELTTANVSYSNNSDAPSTLTRTVTFTVNDGAATDPTGSAAATITVTAVPDAAVANDDTAATDEATNVSGNLVTNDTDPDGPAITVTQVNGVGASVGTEITLASGAKLTVNSNGSYTYKPNGAFNSLTAAASGAANNQALDSFTYTVAGGDTATMVVTVNGLESADDIYMGDGSNNVITGTAGPNFFRLDQGGDDQAIGLGANDVFLFGATLTNADKVDGDGGTDQLAIQGDYAGLNALTLGTGVLSIESLAILPGSDTRFGATGTDLFSYDITTVDENVAAGVRLVVDANRLQAGENLTFDGSAETDGSFFIYGGGGVDDLTGGAQNDVFLFGDVGQWGASDLVNGGPGGIDQLAFRGDYTITFGAAQIVSIRSIGFVSALDTRFGALGENFDYNLTMHDGNLAAGVQMTVDGGALRATETVTFNGSAETNGTFRVFGGAGSDTLIGGQGADILVGRGGSDSLTGGVGPDTFRYSTVSESAAATPDTITDFQHLIDKIDLAGIDANTLFGGNQAFHSIGSAAFTGGGGTGAGELRLLDIGGGNWTVEGDVNGDGTADLVIQVTLFGGGTLEPVDFIL, encoded by the coding sequence TCAACATCTCGCCGCTGGCCAACAACGACAGCTTCACCGCGGTGGGCAACACCGTGCTGCGGGTCGGCACCGCCAATAATATCGGCAGCGGCCCTTCCTCGTTCGTCGCCGGCAACCTGCTCAGCAACGACGCCAGCTTCGCGGGCGACGCGATCTCGGCCTTCCAGATCATCCCGGTCAGCGGCGGCGCCAGCGCGGGCGGCGGCATTTTCAACATCTTCTCCGACGGCACGTTCAACTACGTCAACCAGGCCGGCGACATCGGCACTGACAGCTTCACCTACACGATCACCGACGCCGGCCTCGACGGCAACTATCTCACGGTCGCCGACAACCTCACCAGCACCGCGACGGTGACGATCACGCTCTCGGGCGAGGTCTGGTATGTCGACGCCGCCGCGGCGGCGGGCGGCACGGGCACCTCGGCCAATCCGTTCAACTCGATCGGCGCGCTCAACACCGCCAACAAGGACGGGATCGGCGACACGATCTACGTCAAGGGCAATGCGGCGGGTGAGATCATCCTCGAAGCCGACCAGCGGCTGATCGGCACCGGCGCGGATCTCGCCGTCAACGGCCACGCCATCGAGAACGCCGCCAGCAATGCGACGATCACGTCGAGCGCGACCAACGGCTTCGCCGTCACCGTCGGCGCGGGCAACACGATCGCCGGCCTGAACATCGTCGGCAACGGTACCAACACCGGCGGCATCAGCGATAACCAGGTGGGCAGCTTCGGCACGCTCAATCTCAACCCGGCGGCGCTCAATGGCGTCACCCCGGCCTACCAGTCGACGATCACCACCACCGGCGCAGCTCTCAATCTTTCGGACGGCGCGGTCGTCGGCAACGATTTCTCCAGCGTCACCTCTAGCGGCGGCGTCAACAACGTATCGCTGACCAACATCACCGGCACGCTCGCGCTCGGAAGCGGATCGATGACCAACGCCAGCGGCGATTCCTTCGCTGTCAGCGGCGGCGCGGTCTCGACCACCTATACGGGCGGGATCACCCATGCCGCCGCGACCGGAGGGCTCGTCAGCGCCGCGGGTGGCCACAGCGGCACGCTCACCTTCGGCACCGGCACGCTCAGCGCCACCAATGGCACCGGCCTGCAGTTCAACAACGCCGACGGCACCTACAATTTCAACGGGACCACGACCCTCGCCGGCGGCGACGCCGGGATCGACGTCGTGAACGGCTCCGGCGGCACCTTCAATTTCGCCAGCGGCACCGCGATCACCAGCCCGACCGGCCACGCCGTCAACATCGCCGACGGCACCGCCACCTTCACCTATGGCGGCACGATCACCAATGCGAACCCCGGCGCGACGGTGAACGTCCTCAACCATGCGACCGGATCGGTCACCTTCAACGGCGCGGTGACGGCGACCAGCGGCACCGGCCTGCAGTTCAGCAACGCCGACGGCACCTACGACTTCAACGGCCGTGTCTCCCTCAACGGCGGCGACGCCGGAGTCGACATCATCGCCGGCTCGGGCGGCACCTTCACGTTCGACCATGCGGACCCGGGCACGCCGAACCAGATCATTCACGCCAACGCCGGCGACGCTTTCGTCGTCGACGGAGTTCCGGGTACGCCGAGCAACGCGAACGTCACCTGGAACGGCAATATCACCGACAATAACGGCAATGCGGTCAACATCGACGAGCATGATGCCGGCACGATCACCTTCCAGGCCGGCACGATCACCTCGACCAGCGGCGGCGGCGGCATCGACATCACCAATAGCAACGGCGGCACCGTCAACTTCAACGGCGCCATCAACCTGAGCACGGGCGGCAACAATGCCGTCAACCTGACGAGCAACAACGGCTCGACGACCAACTTCGCCGCCGTCGGTAACGGGCTCGACATCGTCACCACCAGCGGTCGCGGCTTCAACGCCGACAATGCCGGCACGATCACGGTCACCGATGCGGGCAGCGGCAATACGATCAACGTCACCGCCGGCACGGACGCGGCCAACACGATTGCCTTCAACGCGATCAACGGCACGACGATCGGCTCGGCCGGCGTCACCTTCGACAGCATCGCGGCCAACGGCGGTGACAACGGCATCGTCCTCAACGGCACCGGCTCGGGCGGCTTCACCGTGCTGGGCGACGGCGTGGCGGGCGCGCGAGGCAGCAACGGCACCGGCGGCACCATCCAGAACATGACCGGCGACGGCATCTCGTTGACCAACGTCCAGAATGTCCGCCTCGCCAACGTGACGATCCAGAACAATTCCGGCGACGGCATTGGAGGATCGGGCGTCCACGGTTTCGTGCTCAACGAGATGACGATCTTCGACAATGGCACGAGCGAACTGCAGGACCATAGCGGCATCAACATTGCGGAGCTGACCGGCACCGCCTCGGGCGGCTCGCGGCCGACCTCGATCTCCAACTCGCTGATCACCAACAACTACGAGTTCGAGATCCAGATCACCAACAGCAGCGGCACGCTGGCCAACTTCCAGCTCCTCAACAACGATGTGACGAGCAACGGCGCGACAGGCCTGCACGGCAATCTGTTCAACTTCCTCGGCTTTGGCACCGCCGTGATGGGCACGACCGTCAGCGGCAATCTGTTCGACGGGAACCTCACAGCCGGCGCGCTCACCGGCACCGCAGTCCATGTCGACACCGCCGGCGGCACGATGCAGGCCGATGTCGGCAACAACGTCTTCAACGACAACAATTCCGGCGTGAACATGTCGACGGCGCTGGCCGCCAACCTCACCTTCAACGTCCACGACAACGACATCAACGTCATCCGCTCGACCGCGATCAACGTCTTCTCGAACGGCAATTTCACCGGCACGATCAACGGCACGCTCGACGACAACGACATCGGCGTCACCGGCCAGGCCCTTTCCGGCTCCCAACTCGGCCGCGGCATCCAGGTCTCGATGGAAGGCGGCGGCGTGGCGAACCTGCTGATCACCAACAACGACGTCCAGCAGACCAAATTCGAGGGCATCAGCGTCGTCGAGAACCTCACGCCCGGGACCGTCAACGCGACGATCACCAACAACCTGCTGCACGATATCCCGACCGACCGGGGGCTGATCGTCCAGACGACCGCCCCCGGCACGCTCAATACCTCGATCACGGGCAATGTGTTCACTAACATCGGCGGCCTAGTCGGCGATCCGAACGCAACCGCGATGCGCGTCAACGAGGGCGGCGGCGGCACCCTCAACGTCACGCAACTCGCGCCTGCTACTGTCGCTCCTAATTCAATCGATGAGGCCAACGGCCTCGCGCAGATCAAGGTCGCGGTCGGTGGCGTCCCGCAGTGGGGCCAGCCAGCGCCCACCCTGCCGTCGAACCCGTCGCTGCCGATGTTCGCGGCCGAGGCGCCGGTCGCGGCGACGCCGGACGAGACTGGCGGCGGGCTGCCGCCGATCGTCTCCGAGCCCGACGGCTTCGGCGGGGGCGGGACGCCCAGCGGCCAGCCCGCCAGCCCGCCGCCGCCCGTGGTCGTCGAACCGACCGCACCGGCCGGCCCGGTCGTGGTCGACGACGGCGTGCTCAGCCAGAGCGAGCTCAACCTGATCGTCGACGCGGCGATCCAGCGCTGGACGCTGGCCGGCGCCACCGACGCCCAGATCGCGGCGCTGCGCGCCGTCTCCGTCACCGTCCAGAATCTCGGCGGGCTCCAACTCGGCGAGAGCGGCCTCGGCGCGATCACGATCGACGACAATGCCGCCGGCTGGACCTGGTTCGTCGACGCCACCCCGGGCGACGACAGCGAATATGCCGGCAGCGGCACCCAGCTCCACGCCACCGACCGCCTCGGCGCGGCCGGCACCCGCATCGACCTGCTGACCGTGGTCACCCACGAGCTTGGTCACCAGATCGGGCTCGGCGACACCTATGCCGCGGGCGACCGCGACGCTTTGATGTACGGCACGGTCGGCGCCGGCGAGCGCCGCCTCGCCGGCTTCGCGGACGTCGCTTCGGCGAACGGCCATGCGGTGACCGGGGCGTTCGCGTTCGCGCCGATCAACCTCGGCACGCTCCAGCCGGGCCAGCAGGTAACCGTCGACTATCGCGCCACCGTCAACAACCCGGGCGAGGACCGGCTCGCCGGATATTGGAACGGCATGGCGATCGGCGATAGCGATGAAACGCTCGCGACCAACTCCAACCCCGAAGCCGCGGCGATCGACTCGCTGACGCTCGGCAACCTCGTCTTCAACGACGTCGACGGCAGCGGCGTCTTCGACGCGGGCGACACCGGCATCGTCGGGGTCACGCTGACGCTCTACGCCGACACCAACAATAACGGCGTCTACGATGCCGGCACCGATCTCTACATCGGCTTCAACAATCTCGGCGGCGGCGCCGGTTACGATCCGGGCATCGACACGCCCGCCGCGCCCGGCACGGGAACCGCCCTTACCACGGTGACCGGCGCCAACGGGCTGTACAGCTTCGCCGGCCTCGCGCCGGGCGACTATATCGTCGTCATCGGCGCTGCCAATTTCGGCGCCGGCCAGCCGCTCGAGGACATGACCGCTGTGCTCGGCGCCGCCGACCCCAACAACAATGTCGACAACGACAATAATGGGGAGAATGTCGCCGGCTACGCCGCCACCCGCTCGATCCGGCTCGATTACGGGCTCGAGACGAGTGCGGGCCCGACCGGACCGGCCAACGACACCAACGACACGCTCGACATCGGCTTCACCGCCGGCAATGCGCCGGCCGGCAACGACGAGACCCAGACGATCCTGGAAGACGGCCGCCACGATTTCGCGGCGAGCGAGTTCCACTTCTCCGACATCGACGGCGACACCTTCGCGTCGGTGGTGGTGACGACCCTGCCCGGCAACGGACTCCTGTTCCTCGACACCGACGGCGTCGGCGGCACCGCTCCGGTCGCGGTGACCGCGGGCCAGGAGATCCTCGTCCAGTATCTCGACGGCCGCTTCTATTACATTCCCGACGCCAATGAGAGCGGCGTGGGCCACGACACCTTCACGTTCCAGGTCCGCGACAACCGCGGCACCAACGACCTCGATCAGTCGCCCAACACGTTCACGTTCGACGTGACGGCGGTGAACGACGCGCCGGTGTTGGCCACCACCGGCGGCACCACCTACACCGAAGGCGGCGCGCCGCTACCGCTGGTGACGACGATCGATGTCACCGACGTCGACAATGCGAATTTCGCGGGCGGATCGATCAGCCTCGCCTTCACGTCCGGCCAGCAGACCGGCGACCAGATCATCCTCACTTTCTCGTCCACGCCCGGCACCGGAGTCGCGCTCAACGGCAGCACCGGCGAGATTTCGTATAACGGCACCGTGTTCGCACAGGTCACGGCCTATACCGCGAGCACGGTCTCGGCCTCGCTCGATGCCGACGCCACGCCGGAGGCGATTGAGGCGCTGATCTCTATCGCCTCGTTCACCAGCAACTCGAACTATCCGACCTCGACCGCGCGCGAGATCACGATCTCGCTCACCGACAGTACCGGTGCCGGCGCCCAGACCGGCTCCTTCACCCGCACGATCGCCGTCACGCCGCAGAACGATTCGCCGGTGCTGAGCACCGCCGCGACCGCCTCGGCGACCGAGCAGACCGCAGTCGCCATCCTCGCCGGCGTCACCGTCGCCGACCCGGACCTCGACGCGCGCAACGGCGGCAACGGCGATTATGCCGGGTCGACCTTTGCGATGAGCCGCAACGGGGGCCCCCACCTCGACGATTCGTTCAGCATGATCGCCGGGCCCAACTTCACGATCGACGGCAACGACCTCAAGACGACCGGCGGCCAGATCTTCGGCGAGATCACCGCCAATGGCGGCGGCGAGATCGAGATCAGCTTCACGAGCCTGGCCGCGATCGCGACCTCGGCGCTGGTCGACGAGGTGATCCAGTCGCTGCGCTACACCAACGACAGCGACACCCCGCCGGCATCGGTGCAGCTCGCCTATAGCTTCACCGACGGTTCGCCGGGCGGCGACCAGGGCGGCGGCGCCGCGAGCGATACCGACACCGAACTGGTCACCGTCAACATCACGGCGGTCAACGACGCGCCGTTCATCGACCTCGACTTCTTCACCATTCCGGACGTCGATACGACCGCTTCTTACACGGAGAACGATCCGCCGGTAATCATCGCGCCGAACGCAATCGTGTTCGACCGCGACCAGCCGACCAATTACGCCGGCTATACCGTAACCGCCGCCTTCACCGCCAACGGCACCCCGGCCGATCAGCTCACCATCAACCATGTCGGCAACGGCCCCGGCGAAGTCGGCGTGGCCGGCAACGACGTCTATTACGAAGGCACTCTGGTCGGCAGCTTCACCGGCGGCACCAATGGCACGGCGCTGGTCATCACCTTCAACAGCAGCGCCTGCGCCTGCGCGGTCGAGCTCACCACGGCCAATGTCAGCTATTCGAACAATTCCGACGCGCCCTCGACGCTGACCCGCACCGTGACCTTCACCGTGAATGACGGCGCCGCCACCGACCCTACCGGCAGCGCCGCCGCGACGATCACCGTTACCGCCGTGCCGGACGCGGCCGTCGCCAATGACGACACCGCCGCCACCGACGAAGCGACCAATGTCAGCGGCAACCTCGTCACCAACGACACCGATCCCGACGGCCCGGCGATCACGGTCACCCAGGTCAATGGCGTCGGCGCGTCGGTCGGCACCGAGATCACGCTGGCGTCGGGCGCCAAGCTGACCGTCAATTCCAACGGCAGCTACACTTACAAGCCCAACGGCGCGTTCAACAGCCTCACCGCCGCCGCTTCCGGCGCGGCCAACAACCAGGCGCTGGACAGCTTCACCTACACCGTCGCGGGCGGCGACACCGCCACGATGGTCGTGACCGTCAACGGGCTGGAATCGGCCGACGACATCTATATGGGCGACGGCAGCAACAACGTCATCACCGGCACTGCCGGACCGAACTTCTTCCGGCTCGATCAGGGCGGCGACGATCAGGCGATCGGCCTCGGCGCGAACGACGTCTTCCTGTTCGGCGCGACCCTGACCAATGCCGACAAGGTCGACGGCGACGGCGGCACCGACCAGCTCGCCATTCAGGGCGATTATGCCGGGCTCAACGCGTTGACGCTGGGCACGGGCGTGCTTTCGATTGAATCGCTTGCCATCCTGCCGGGCTCGGACACCCGCTTCGGGGCGACGGGCACCGATCTGTTCAGCTATGACATCACCACCGTGGACGAGAATGTCGCGGCCGGCGTGCGCTTGGTCGTCGACGCGAACCGCCTGCAGGCGGGCGAGAACCTGACCTTCGATGGCTCGGCCGAGACCGATGGCAGCTTCTTCATCTACGGCGGCGGCGGCGTCGACGACCTTACCGGCGGTGCGCAGAACGACGTGTTCCTGTTTGGCGATGTCGGCCAATGGGGCGCCAGCGATCTCGTCAACGGCGGCCCGGGCGGCATCGACCAACTGGCGTTCCGCGGCGATTACACGATCACCTTCGGCGCAGCGCAGATTGTCAGCATAAGGAGCATCGGCTTCGTGTCGGCGCTCGATACGCGGTTCGGGGCCTTGGGAGAGAATTTCGACTACAATCTCACTATGCATGACGGCAATCTCGCCGCCGGCGTGCAGATGACGGTCGACGGCGGCGCGCTACGGGCGACCGAAACCGTTACGTTCAACGGCAGTGCCGAGACCAATGGGACATTCCGCGTCTTCGGCGGCGCGGGCAGCGACACCCTCATCGGCGGCCAAGGCGCGGACATCCTCGTCGGCCGAGGCGGCTCCGACAGTCTTACCGGCGGTGTGGGCCCCGACACGTTCCGCTACAGCACAGTCAGCGAGTCCGCCGCCGCGACGCCGGACACGATTACCGATTTCCAGCACCTCATCGACAAGATCGATCTGGCCGGGATCGACGCCAACACTTTGTTTGGCGGCAACCAGGCCTTTCACTCGATCGGCAGTGCGGCCTTCACCGGCGGTGGCGGGACCGGGGCCGGCGAGCTTCGCCTGCTCGACATAGGCGGCGGCAACTGGACGGTGGAAGGCGATGTGAACGGCGACGGTACGGCCGATCTCGTCATTCAGGTGACGCTGTTCGGCGGCGGCACGCTCGAGCCGGTCGACTTCATCCTCTGA